One window of the Natrinema sp. CBA1119 genome contains the following:
- a CDS encoding helix-turn-helix domain-containing protein — protein sequence MLLATLVIDYPILRETLSRAPNTKVTWEQSDITRDETHQMLVWVDGDDEMAAFDAGLEADPTVKPPLQVVEFDGRRLYQLELTDDGEQASVYPTVIEEASVLREVTATHEGWLFRAAFPSDEALERFHAFFVDRDIGVELQQLQDGNVLTDGSRLQYGVTDRQREALVAAVDAGYLDIPRSCSLAELGERLDISPNATSERFRRGVETLIEHTVYPDGRSP from the coding sequence ATGCTACTTGCGACGCTCGTGATCGACTACCCTATTCTCCGAGAGACGCTGTCGCGCGCTCCGAATACGAAAGTGACGTGGGAACAGTCAGATATTACCAGAGACGAGACTCACCAGATGCTCGTCTGGGTCGACGGCGACGATGAGATGGCTGCGTTCGACGCGGGCCTCGAGGCCGATCCGACCGTCAAACCCCCCTTGCAGGTGGTCGAGTTCGACGGTCGCCGGCTCTACCAACTCGAGTTGACGGACGACGGGGAGCAGGCGAGCGTCTATCCGACTGTGATCGAAGAAGCCAGTGTCTTACGGGAGGTGACCGCGACGCACGAGGGATGGCTCTTTCGCGCCGCGTTCCCCAGTGACGAGGCGCTCGAGCGGTTTCACGCCTTCTTCGTTGATCGGGACATCGGTGTCGAACTTCAGCAGTTGCAAGACGGGAACGTGCTCACTGACGGCTCTCGCTTGCAGTACGGGGTCACGGACCGGCAGCGTGAAGCGCTCGTCGCTGCCGTCGACGCCGGCTACCTCGACATCCCGCGGTCGTGTTCGCTCGCCGAGCTCGGCGAGCGACTCGACATCTCGCCGAACGCGACCTCGGAACGGTTCCGGCGCGGCGTCGAGACGCTCATCGAGCACACGGTGTACCCGGACGGCCGGTCGCCGTAA
- a CDS encoding arsenic resistance protein, with translation MRSTEWLQRHQLLVYAVAVALAVGIGVGQPSAAPLFERLITPVLAVLLYATFLEIPFGRFRDAFTNGRFMAGALGLNFLVVPVVVYGLTRFLPRDPVVLVGAFMVLLTPCIDYVIPFTELADGDAEQITAATPALLLLQLLLLPLYLWLFMGSRIATVVDPEPFLEAFLFLIALPLTLAWLTELGATRSEIARGWQSAMGWLPVPMMGATLLVVIASQLPRVQDSIGRIAAVVPVYVAFLVVMPIVGRVAAGVLRLETGESRALVFTAVTRNSLVVLPLALALPAGYELAPAVVVTQTLVELTGMVVLTRAVPAWLVPEPPGPKSAPAIAPDE, from the coding sequence ATGCGTTCCACCGAGTGGTTGCAGCGCCACCAGCTCCTCGTCTACGCGGTCGCGGTCGCACTCGCCGTCGGGATCGGTGTGGGGCAGCCGTCGGCTGCGCCGCTCTTCGAGCGACTCATCACCCCCGTTCTGGCGGTGTTGCTGTACGCGACCTTCCTCGAGATCCCGTTCGGCCGGTTTCGCGATGCGTTCACCAACGGTCGGTTCATGGCGGGGGCGCTCGGACTGAACTTCCTCGTCGTCCCGGTCGTCGTCTACGGGCTCACCCGGTTTCTCCCGCGTGACCCGGTCGTCCTCGTCGGCGCGTTCATGGTGTTGCTGACGCCCTGTATCGACTACGTGATCCCGTTTACGGAGCTCGCCGACGGCGACGCCGAGCAGATCACCGCCGCGACGCCGGCGCTCTTGCTCCTGCAGTTGCTCCTCCTGCCGCTCTACCTCTGGCTGTTCATGGGGAGTCGGATCGCGACGGTCGTCGATCCCGAACCGTTCCTCGAGGCGTTCCTCTTTCTCATCGCCCTGCCGCTGACGCTCGCGTGGCTCACCGAACTGGGTGCGACGCGCTCGGAGATCGCTCGCGGATGGCAGTCGGCGATGGGGTGGCTTCCCGTCCCGATGATGGGCGCGACCCTGCTGGTCGTGATCGCCTCACAGCTCCCCCGCGTGCAGGATTCGATCGGGCGGATCGCGGCGGTCGTCCCGGTCTACGTCGCGTTCCTCGTCGTCATGCCGATCGTCGGCCGAGTCGCGGCCGGCGTGCTCCGACTGGAAACCGGTGAAAGCCGCGCGCTCGTCTTCACCGCCGTGACGCGGAACTCGCTGGTCGTGTTACCGCTGGCGCTCGCGCTCCCGGCGGGCTACGAGCTGGCACCGGCGGTCGTCGTCACGCAGACGCTCGTGGAACTGACGGGCATGGTCGTCCTCACTCGAGCGGTGCCGGCGTGGCTCGTCCCGGAACCCCCGGGACCGAAATCGGCCCCTGCTATCGCACCGGACGAGTGA